From a single Bacteroidia bacterium genomic region:
- a CDS encoding HAMP domain-containing sensor histidine kinase, translated as MKKFFVGITISCLYYFSLATPPADSLLRALHNAEGMDKQHILLQLSAYYAADSFDLALGYVIEARKMAENKNDTYRLARAYLQEGELWESYPTLISDNRKAIQPFQMAKSLCLTLNDTACLAKASFAIARLYAHFELTDRAAPYYFESLQYYRILKDTLNLVQVNLALAQLYKLTDEPEQTIQYSITALQLATAAEMDSIRALIMFFIGEGYLEKEQFSEALSYLKESLNQIDHIQNSSYKTGILNRTAETYRHLDQSNKCFILHHEALALAKSVKDEYGMADSYNGLSSAYAQLNQFGLALMYLDSSTLLSEKLEFNSQLLKNYQKYMTIFLRTDQYEQLMHYRNKSEMLQNKIDQENKNQTLLKVRTFYESERMERELAFNEARLELSAAELKNTRTQAQFAILTGIFLAFLVAVFFRQYQNKKKVSEALEEKVTERTHELRNAYGEVVLLNEELDTFAYRTAHDIRGPVARLLGLCQIAMSASDKKEADAYIELINKEAISMDFMLHRFLEVNKIKHINPLRQKIELEKVILEVWDSLSEIEGASEVELQIMPGLPEYIENDRRLLEIILRNLLENAIVFRTKEEKIKPLLKITGNETENGVSVHIFDNGIGIRPDLASRIFEMFFRGTNASTGLGLGLYATRLAAEKMGAGIFYHSDNHTMTEFEIVLPVI; from the coding sequence ATGAAAAAATTTTTTGTCGGAATCACCATCAGTTGTCTTTATTATTTTTCACTGGCTACCCCACCAGCGGATAGCCTCCTACGTGCGCTGCATAATGCAGAAGGGATGGATAAACAGCACATCCTCTTACAGCTTTCTGCCTATTATGCAGCAGATTCCTTTGATCTTGCACTGGGGTATGTGATTGAGGCCAGAAAAATGGCTGAAAATAAAAACGATACCTACCGACTTGCAAGAGCATATCTCCAGGAAGGAGAATTGTGGGAATCCTACCCTACCCTCATTTCCGATAACAGAAAAGCCATTCAGCCATTTCAAATGGCGAAAAGTCTTTGCCTTACACTCAACGATACCGCATGCCTGGCCAAAGCCAGTTTCGCTATTGCCCGTCTTTATGCGCATTTTGAGCTTACTGACAGGGCTGCGCCCTACTACTTCGAATCCCTGCAATACTATCGCATCTTAAAAGATACCCTCAATCTTGTACAGGTGAATCTCGCCCTGGCACAACTCTACAAACTGACGGATGAACCCGAACAAACCATTCAATATAGTATTACTGCGCTTCAACTCGCTACGGCTGCGGAAATGGACTCTATCCGGGCATTGATCATGTTTTTTATCGGAGAAGGGTATCTTGAGAAAGAACAATTTTCCGAGGCGCTCTCTTATCTGAAAGAATCGCTCAACCAGATTGATCATATCCAGAATTCAAGCTATAAGACAGGCATCCTCAACCGCACCGCTGAGACATACCGCCACCTGGATCAATCCAATAAGTGTTTTATTCTTCATCATGAGGCACTTGCGCTGGCAAAAAGTGTAAAAGATGAATATGGAATGGCCGACAGTTATAATGGCCTGTCAAGTGCTTACGCTCAGCTCAACCAGTTTGGCTTAGCACTCATGTATCTGGACAGCAGTACATTGCTCTCTGAAAAGCTGGAATTCAACTCTCAGCTTCTGAAAAATTATCAAAAATACATGACCATTTTCCTTCGTACAGATCAGTACGAACAATTGATGCACTACCGCAACAAGTCGGAAATGTTGCAAAATAAAATTGATCAGGAAAACAAAAATCAGACCCTGTTGAAAGTCAGAACTTTCTATGAAAGTGAACGAATGGAGCGGGAACTTGCTTTTAATGAGGCTCGGTTGGAGCTAAGTGCTGCCGAATTGAAAAACACCCGAACGCAGGCACAATTTGCTATTCTGACAGGAATTTTTCTGGCTTTCCTGGTGGCTGTCTTTTTCCGGCAGTATCAAAACAAGAAGAAGGTAAGTGAAGCGCTCGAAGAAAAAGTTACAGAAAGAACCCATGAGCTTCGCAACGCATATGGAGAAGTGGTTTTGTTAAATGAAGAACTCGATACCTTTGCCTACCGCACAGCCCACGATATCCGGGGACCCGTTGCCCGCCTGCTGGGTTTATGCCAGATTGCGATGAGTGCCTCCGACAAAAAGGAGGCTGATGCCTATATTGAATTGATCAACAAAGAAGCCATCAGCATGGACTTTATGTTGCACAGGTTTCTGGAAGTAAACAAAATCAAACATATCAACCCGCTGCGACAAAAAATAGAACTGGAAAAGGTAATTCTCGAAGTATGGGATTCTTTGTCAGAGATCGAAGGCGCATCTGAAGTGGAATTGCAAATAATGCCGGGACTTCCGGAATATATTGAAAATGATCGCAGGTTGTTGGAGATTATTCTGAGAAATCTGCTTGAAAATGCCATCGTGTTTCGCACGAAAGAAGAAAAAATCAAGCCCTTATTGAAAATAACGGGTAACGAAACGGAAAATGGAGTCAGTGTACATATATTTGACAATGGTATTGGAATACGTCCGGACTTAGCTTCCCGCATTTTTGAGATGTTTTTCAGAGGTACCAATGCCTCTACAGGACTCGGATTGGGTTTATATGCAACACGACTTGCTGCAGAGAAAATGGGTGCCGGAATATTTTACCATTCAGACAATCATACCATGACCGAATTTGAAATTGTTCTCCCTGTTATATAA
- a CDS encoding acyl-CoA carboxylase subunit beta: MTDPLEILRNKNREALLGGGLNRIDAQHKKGKLTARERIDLLLDEGSFEEIGKFVTHRSTEFGLENQKILGDGVVTGYGKIHGRLVYVFSQDFTVMGGSLSETYAEKICKIMDLAMKTGAPVIGLNDSGGARIQEGVVSLAGYADIFYRNTLASGVIPQISAIMGPCAGGAVYSPAITDFVLMVEHTSYMFVTGPNVVKTVTHEEVSSEELGGANTHASKSGVTHFACAHEVACIENIKQLLSYLPQNCEEDPVRYPPVSAGGNADTLKTIIPANPNQPYDMKEVISLICDKDSFLEVHKDYAENIVVGFARLAGRSIGIVANQPAVLAGVLDINASKKGARFVRVCDSFNVPLLVFEDVPGFLPGTDQEWNAIITNGAKLLYAFCEATVPRVTVITRKAYGGAYDVMNSKHIGADMNFAWPTSEIAVMGPKGAAEIIFKRDISEASDPEAMLQEKVAEYTEKFANPYLAAERGYVDEVIFPEETREKLIRAFEMLENKAASLPHKKHGNIPL; this comes from the coding sequence ATGACTGATCCACTGGAAATTCTCCGAAATAAAAACCGTGAAGCACTGCTGGGCGGTGGGCTGAACAGAATAGACGCCCAACATAAAAAAGGTAAACTCACGGCCCGTGAAAGAATTGATCTTTTGCTGGATGAAGGGAGCTTTGAAGAAATCGGAAAGTTTGTTACACATCGATCTACAGAGTTTGGGCTCGAAAATCAGAAAATTCTGGGCGATGGAGTGGTTACGGGTTATGGAAAAATTCACGGTCGCCTGGTCTATGTGTTCAGCCAGGATTTTACGGTAATGGGGGGCTCACTTTCCGAAACCTACGCAGAAAAAATCTGCAAAATCATGGATTTGGCGATGAAAACCGGGGCCCCGGTCATCGGCTTAAATGACTCCGGCGGCGCCCGCATTCAGGAAGGCGTCGTTTCGCTGGCAGGTTATGCAGATATATTCTACCGCAATACCCTGGCTTCCGGGGTAATTCCCCAGATATCGGCAATTATGGGGCCTTGTGCCGGGGGGGCCGTTTATAGTCCTGCGATTACAGACTTTGTACTGATGGTCGAACACACCTCCTACATGTTTGTGACCGGCCCCAACGTTGTCAAGACGGTGACCCACGAGGAAGTCTCTTCCGAAGAGTTGGGCGGCGCCAATACACACGCTTCAAAGAGTGGCGTTACCCACTTTGCCTGCGCACACGAGGTAGCTTGTATCGAAAATATCAAACAACTGCTAAGTTATCTTCCGCAAAACTGCGAGGAAGACCCGGTAAGATACCCGCCTGTATCTGCCGGAGGGAATGCCGATACGCTGAAAACCATTATTCCCGCCAATCCCAACCAGCCCTATGATATGAAGGAAGTCATATCGCTGATTTGCGACAAGGATTCGTTTTTGGAAGTTCATAAAGATTATGCAGAGAATATTGTGGTAGGTTTTGCCCGGCTCGCTGGCCGGAGTATCGGAATCGTCGCCAACCAGCCTGCTGTTCTGGCAGGTGTACTTGATATCAATGCATCCAAAAAAGGGGCACGTTTTGTACGGGTTTGCGACTCATTTAATGTACCCCTGCTGGTATTTGAAGATGTGCCGGGTTTTCTTCCCGGTACTGATCAGGAGTGGAATGCCATTATCACCAACGGAGCAAAATTACTATATGCTTTTTGTGAGGCTACTGTTCCCCGGGTTACTGTCATCACCCGTAAGGCCTATGGCGGCGCCTACGATGTGATGAACTCCAAACATATAGGTGCAGATATGAACTTTGCCTGGCCCACCTCAGAGATCGCCGTAATGGGCCCCAAAGGTGCTGCCGAGATTATTTTTAAAAGAGACATTTCTGAAGCCTCTGACCCGGAGGCAATGCTTCAGGAGAAAGTGGCGGAATACACCGAGAAATTTGCCAACCCCTATCTTGCCGCAGAGCGTGGATATGTGGATGAGGTGATTTTTCCCGAAGAGACCCGGGAGAAGCTGATTCGGGCGTTTGAGATGCTGGAAAATAAGGCGGCCTCTCTGCCACACAAAAAACACGGGAATATCCCTTTGTGA
- a CDS encoding Zn-dependent hydrolase: MRNFRFLWMLAFVLACNAPAHKVDTHEQVETGSIPEKITPTVTYETFSLKNEVLDLPPEYVRIIPFLKQAADITDTIFQLQTYGPIENLLEGISDTTLQKLILINYGPYDRLNNQAPLLSGIEPKPPGANFYPKKITPAQFARLNDSHKTSPFTLLTRDEKGNLQVVPYHIAFQEYHKRISALLIQAADSLPGGPLQEYLYLRSDAFSRDEYGDSEYAWLDNFKEPVDMLIGPMETYEDQFLGYKSAYQAIIFIKNKQQADPIYFSSLVPEFQEKLPVPASYRPQVSVRPDVIEFYDLLYAKGLYNAGPKSVGLNFPSGTKKFPGKGVRRILFTNILTAKFEKIVKPLSQVLIDSTQRCYIQPEAFSRLSLFHEISHGLGIKRVIGEKTTLQESLKQYASILEEEKADIAGLYIINELLKDGRLSGQPMDYYVTFLASVIRSTRFGKTSDHGRGSMLIFNYFMDSGAFYYLAENQTYGVNQDLIPSATEELLKKILFTQGNGDFGNAAAWIRYEGRIKPTLEANLLRLDSAKVPVDLVFEQ, from the coding sequence ATGCGAAATTTCAGATTTTTATGGATGCTGGCTTTTGTACTGGCTTGCAATGCACCGGCCCACAAGGTTGATACGCATGAACAAGTCGAAACGGGTAGCATTCCTGAAAAAATCACGCCAACTGTCACATATGAAACCTTTTCATTGAAAAATGAGGTTTTGGATTTGCCCCCGGAATATGTCCGTATTATTCCCTTCCTCAAACAGGCGGCAGATATTACCGATACGATCTTCCAACTTCAGACCTATGGACCAATAGAGAATCTGCTTGAAGGGATTTCGGATACCACACTGCAAAAACTTATATTAATCAATTACGGACCTTATGACCGGCTGAATAACCAGGCGCCCCTTCTGTCCGGTATAGAGCCGAAACCTCCTGGTGCAAATTTTTATCCCAAAAAGATCACACCTGCTCAGTTTGCCCGACTTAATGACTCCCATAAAACCAGTCCTTTTACACTCCTCACCCGGGATGAAAAAGGAAATCTCCAGGTAGTACCCTATCATATTGCGTTTCAAGAATATCACAAGCGAATTTCGGCGCTATTGATACAAGCCGCAGACAGCCTTCCCGGAGGTCCATTGCAGGAATATCTGTATTTGCGTTCAGATGCTTTTTCGCGAGATGAATACGGCGACAGCGAATACGCCTGGCTTGACAATTTTAAAGAACCTGTTGATATGCTGATCGGCCCTATGGAAACGTACGAAGACCAGTTTCTCGGCTATAAATCTGCTTATCAGGCAATTATTTTTATTAAAAACAAACAACAAGCTGACCCCATCTATTTCTCATCGCTGGTTCCCGAATTTCAGGAAAAACTACCCGTCCCGGCAAGTTACCGGCCCCAGGTTTCTGTAAGACCAGATGTCATCGAGTTTTACGATCTGTTGTATGCAAAAGGCCTGTATAATGCCGGCCCGAAAAGTGTGGGGTTAAATTTTCCATCTGGAACCAAAAAATTTCCGGGAAAAGGCGTTCGGCGAATTCTTTTTACCAATATACTCACCGCAAAATTTGAGAAAATTGTAAAGCCGCTCAGCCAGGTACTGATTGATTCCACCCAGCGCTGTTATATTCAACCAGAGGCATTTTCCCGCCTTTCATTATTTCATGAAATATCACACGGGTTGGGCATCAAACGGGTAATTGGTGAAAAAACGACCCTTCAGGAGTCTTTGAAACAGTACGCATCCATACTGGAGGAGGAAAAAGCAGATATAGCGGGGTTGTATATCATCAACGAACTGCTGAAAGACGGCCGGCTCAGCGGGCAACCCATGGATTATTATGTTACCTTTCTGGCGAGTGTCATACGCTCCACGCGATTTGGAAAAACCAGCGACCACGGGAGAGGTAGTATGCTGATATTCAACTACTTTATGGATTCAGGCGCATTTTACTATTTGGCTGAAAACCAAACATATGGTGTCAACCAGGACCTTATACCTTCGGCTACGGAAGAGCTCCTGAAAAAAATCCTTTTCACCCAGGGGAATGGAGACTTTGGCAATGCTGCTGCATGGATCCGGTATGAAGGGAGAATCAAACCGACACTTGAGGCAAATCTTCTTCGCCTTGACAGCGCAAAGGTTCCGGTAGATCTGGTTTTCGAGCAATAA
- a CDS encoding M23 family metallopeptidase translates to MKNYLMSVALVAIGTFFMSSENLKAVFPTSKSNQNLADGHEPGRMMKIQQAHLRTIDPFDIDIVPTSRPIPKGVPLGSVFGMRKHPILGVDKMHKGVDFPAPSGTPVLATATGKVGWVVNSADSSSYGKHVKLIHDEEYCTLYAHLSGIVVRVGQIVEEGDTLGFVGTTGRSTNPHLHYEVIMDGENMDPEDYF, encoded by the coding sequence ATGAAAAACTACCTGATGAGTGTTGCGTTGGTTGCCATCGGCACATTCTTCATGTCTTCTGAAAATCTCAAAGCAGTTTTTCCGACTTCAAAATCGAATCAAAACCTTGCAGACGGCCATGAGCCTGGCCGGATGATGAAAATCCAACAGGCGCATTTGAGAACCATTGACCCTTTTGACATTGATATTGTCCCCACAAGCCGCCCTATCCCCAAAGGAGTACCGCTGGGAAGCGTATTCGGGATGCGGAAACACCCGATTCTGGGTGTGGACAAAATGCACAAAGGCGTTGATTTCCCCGCTCCGAGTGGAACCCCCGTACTGGCTACTGCCACAGGAAAAGTCGGTTGGGTTGTAAACTCAGCAGATAGCAGTTCGTATGGTAAACATGTAAAACTTATCCATGACGAAGAATACTGCACCCTTTACGCGCACCTTTCCGGAATCGTCGTAAGAGTCGGCCAGATTGTTGAGGAAGGTGATACACTCGGATTTGTCGGTACCACCGGAAGAAGCACCAATCCCCATCTTCACTATGAAGTAATTATGGATGGTGAAAATATGGACCCGGAAGATTATTTCTAA
- a CDS encoding YebC/PmpR family DNA-binding transcriptional regulator translates to MAGHSKWANIKHRKGAKDKKRSKLFTKLLKEVAVATKEGGGSDPDGNPRLRMAIKNAKKASVPKENIDKAVKKGAGSDGTVYESLSYEGYGSHGVAVFVECMTDNQKRTIANIRSYFNKYHGSIGKSGSVDYMFERKGVFIFPMEGLDEESLTLQLLEAGLEDIETDEENFIATCAFEDFGMMNSKLEELNIEAESSLERFPTTTVKLDLERAMSVLKLIDLLEDDDDIQQVFHNLEMTDEIESAIA, encoded by the coding sequence ATGGCTGGTCATAGTAAATGGGCGAATATCAAACACCGCAAAGGGGCGAAGGATAAAAAGCGGTCTAAGCTTTTTACGAAACTGCTCAAAGAAGTGGCTGTTGCAACCAAAGAGGGGGGAGGAAGCGATCCTGATGGAAATCCCCGGCTGCGGATGGCAATTAAAAATGCCAAAAAAGCCAGTGTGCCTAAAGAAAATATCGATAAAGCGGTAAAAAAAGGCGCAGGATCAGATGGTACAGTGTATGAATCACTTTCTTATGAAGGGTATGGGAGTCATGGCGTAGCTGTATTTGTGGAGTGTATGACCGACAATCAAAAACGCACTATCGCCAATATCCGGTCTTATTTCAACAAATATCATGGCAGTATCGGGAAAAGCGGATCTGTAGATTATATGTTTGAACGTAAAGGTGTGTTTATCTTTCCTATGGAAGGTCTGGATGAAGAATCTCTGACCCTCCAATTGCTCGAAGCTGGCCTGGAAGATATTGAAACTGATGAGGAAAACTTTATCGCAACCTGTGCTTTTGAAGATTTTGGCATGATGAACAGTAAGCTCGAAGAATTGAATATTGAAGCGGAAAGTTCCCTGGAAAGGTTTCCCACCACAACGGTAAAACTTGACCTTGAAAGGGCCATGAGCGTATTGAAACTGATTGATCTGTTGGAAGATGATGATGATATCCAACAGGTTTTCCACAACCTTGAAATGACTGACGAAATAGAATCTGCCATTGCCTGA
- the radA gene encoding DNA repair protein RadA, with amino-acid sequence MAKTAKSTFVCQNCGTSHLKWQGQCSGCNEWGTLVEELVSPADRRPIGPVSLNTRSTPKPISEITFENAQRIILKDAELGRVLGGGLVYGSVILLGGEPGIGKSTLLLQIALQLSPYKVLYVSGEESEQQIKLRAERVPFTNPNLLIAAETHLERIFEFYESLKPDLIIIDSIQTMYSDELESSPGSVSQIREGAAKIIRLAKETHTPIFLVGHITKDGGIAGPKVLEHMVDTVLTFEGDRHNSYRIVRTSKNRFGSTMEIGIYEMMASGLREVSNPSEIFLSRSLENFSGVTVSATMEGLRPLLVETQALVSPMAYGTAQRSSTGFDLRRLNMLLAVLEKRCGFKMGVKDVFINITGGLKIEDPAVDLALICAVISSLHDLSVPQTSVFAAEVGLSGEIRAVSRVEPRIAEAEKLGFKKIYVTQSQATALSKKYKEIDVRGVSKLEEVFREVFSGE; translated from the coding sequence ATGGCAAAAACTGCAAAATCTACTTTTGTGTGTCAAAACTGCGGCACTTCCCACCTTAAATGGCAAGGCCAATGTTCAGGATGTAATGAATGGGGAACACTTGTGGAAGAATTGGTAAGCCCCGCCGACCGAAGACCCATCGGACCGGTCTCCCTCAATACCAGATCGACGCCCAAACCCATTTCCGAAATTACTTTCGAGAATGCACAAAGGATTATCCTTAAGGACGCAGAATTGGGAAGAGTCCTCGGCGGAGGACTAGTATATGGCTCTGTCATTTTACTTGGCGGTGAACCTGGCATAGGAAAAAGTACACTTTTACTACAGATTGCTCTCCAACTTTCTCCTTATAAAGTACTCTATGTGTCTGGTGAAGAGAGCGAACAACAGATCAAACTTCGCGCAGAGAGAGTTCCCTTTACTAACCCCAATCTACTAATCGCAGCAGAAACTCATCTGGAACGAATTTTTGAATTTTATGAGTCTCTAAAGCCTGATCTTATCATCATCGACTCGATCCAGACCATGTACAGCGATGAATTGGAGTCCTCTCCGGGCAGCGTATCACAGATACGTGAAGGTGCGGCAAAAATCATCCGGCTGGCTAAAGAAACGCATACACCGATATTCCTCGTCGGACACATAACCAAAGACGGCGGTATAGCAGGCCCTAAAGTCCTGGAGCATATGGTAGATACCGTCCTTACGTTCGAAGGAGATCGGCACAACAGCTACAGGATCGTCAGAACCAGTAAAAACCGATTTGGCAGCACAATGGAAATTGGTATTTACGAAATGATGGCCTCCGGCCTTCGGGAAGTTTCCAACCCCTCGGAAATCTTCCTCTCCAGAAGCCTGGAGAATTTTAGCGGCGTTACCGTTTCCGCCACGATGGAAGGTCTGCGGCCGCTTCTAGTAGAAACCCAGGCCCTCGTAAGTCCTATGGCTTACGGCACCGCACAAAGATCCTCTACGGGTTTTGACCTGCGCCGGCTTAATATGCTGCTGGCCGTTCTCGAGAAGCGCTGTGGCTTTAAAATGGGGGTAAAAGATGTGTTTATCAATATTACTGGCGGACTGAAAATAGAAGACCCCGCCGTTGACCTGGCCCTCATCTGTGCTGTCATCTCTTCGCTTCACGATCTGTCTGTTCCTCAAACTTCTGTATTTGCCGCCGAAGTGGGCCTGTCAGGCGAGATCCGGGCAGTAAGCCGCGTAGAGCCGCGAATTGCCGAAGCGGAAAAACTGGGGTTCAAGAAAATTTATGTCACCCAATCTCAGGCGACGGCCCTCAGTAAGAAGTACAAAGAAATTGATGTAAGAGGTGTGTCAAAGCTGGAAGAAGTTTTCAGAGAGGTATTTAGCGGCGAATAA
- a CDS encoding TonB-dependent receptor has protein sequence MINSKFFLLSGVFLAVINFSYSQKTPNCNFELSGTVSDATSQEPLAYVSIFVPELNKGTITDSLGRYVIDGICEGTYTLSCSHINCQHKDLGIELHTNTIQNIRMEQRPIDLAEVEILGNKAPPPPTQSLSRLTERQMTQAQGKPLAEALASITGVNTLHTGATIAKPIIHGLHSNRILILNNGIRLEGQQWGSEHAPEIDPFIATKLTVLKGAGAVQYGSGAMAGVILVEPAPLRDHTGVGGEFNLVGFTNGRTGVVSGIIEGNHDFLPNWSWRLQGTVKRGGNLHTPEYFLENTGVAEQNYSATLGYNTVKKGMEIYFSRFHNSLGILSPSHLGGQSDLTRALESPVPLGADTAVFSYKIGRPYQEISHNLLKWKGYYRLNEKNKLSLTYAFQYNRRFEFDKHRPRGTDLNGKNLPELDFTIHTHSLDGVWEFTANRQVSGSAGISGMYQNNYLRGRPFIPNFVAMSSGVFGVIRWKKDPLELEAGFRYDYSWVNSAREENGVDIYALRIFQSPSGTLGAIWKIAPGWEGKLHVGTAWRPPHVNELFSNGLHHGAAALQYGDSTLSPEKAIKTIATLNYQHASGFSAEISGYSQWFANFIYLRPEGIKTTIRGAYPSFDYAQTGARLTGADISLSYLIARHWTISAKGSYLYAENTSDKLPLIYMPANWVENSLTYEWKNRKKVTDTYLTMKVRSVAQQTRVPEGQDLLPPPEGYTLTSLEAGTKIHFTANELGISLSAGNLMNVTYRDYLDSFRYYADSPGRNISVKINLKF, from the coding sequence ATGATTAACAGTAAGTTTTTTCTCCTTTCGGGAGTTTTTTTGGCGGTTATCAACTTTTCCTATTCCCAGAAAACCCCCAATTGCAACTTCGAGCTTTCCGGCACGGTCTCTGACGCAACCAGCCAGGAACCCCTGGCCTATGTGAGCATTTTTGTTCCGGAGCTCAACAAAGGCACGATTACCGATTCATTGGGAAGATATGTGATCGACGGCATATGCGAGGGAACCTATACCCTCTCATGCAGCCATATCAACTGTCAACACAAAGATCTGGGCATTGAGCTTCATACAAATACTATCCAAAATATCAGGATGGAGCAAAGGCCCATTGACCTCGCAGAAGTAGAAATATTGGGTAATAAAGCCCCTCCCCCACCCACTCAGTCCCTTTCCCGCCTCACAGAACGGCAAATGACACAGGCGCAAGGAAAACCCCTTGCAGAGGCCCTTGCATCCATTACCGGAGTTAATACGCTTCATACCGGAGCGACCATTGCCAAACCAATTATTCACGGCCTCCATAGCAACCGTATTCTGATCCTAAACAATGGAATCCGCCTGGAAGGGCAGCAATGGGGCTCCGAACATGCACCTGAGATCGATCCCTTTATTGCCACCAAACTGACGGTCTTAAAAGGTGCCGGCGCAGTACAGTATGGATCAGGTGCTATGGCAGGGGTGATTTTGGTAGAACCCGCCCCGCTTCGCGATCATACAGGCGTAGGCGGAGAGTTCAACCTTGTCGGTTTCACCAATGGCCGTACAGGCGTAGTTTCAGGTATCATCGAAGGCAATCACGATTTTCTTCCCAACTGGTCCTGGCGGCTTCAAGGCACGGTCAAAAGAGGCGGCAACCTTCACACACCCGAATATTTTCTGGAGAATACAGGCGTTGCCGAACAAAATTACTCCGCTACGCTGGGATACAATACAGTAAAAAAGGGAATGGAAATATACTTCAGCAGGTTCCACAACAGCCTGGGCATCCTTTCCCCCTCTCACCTTGGCGGGCAAAGCGACCTGACCCGGGCACTGGAAAGTCCGGTTCCCCTTGGCGCAGATACAGCCGTTTTTTCCTACAAAATTGGCCGTCCCTATCAGGAAATTTCTCATAATCTGCTCAAATGGAAAGGATATTACCGGCTGAATGAAAAAAACAAACTCAGCCTTACCTATGCCTTCCAGTACAACCGCCGGTTTGAATTTGACAAACACCGACCGAGGGGAACAGATCTGAATGGAAAAAATCTGCCCGAACTTGACTTCACGATTCATACTCATTCCCTCGATGGTGTCTGGGAGTTTACGGCTAATCGCCAGGTTTCCGGTTCGGCAGGAATATCAGGTATGTATCAGAATAATTATCTGCGGGGCAGGCCCTTTATCCCCAACTTTGTAGCGATGAGCAGCGGAGTTTTTGGGGTAATACGGTGGAAAAAGGACCCATTAGAACTGGAGGCAGGATTTCGATACGACTACTCCTGGGTAAACAGTGCCAGAGAAGAAAATGGTGTTGACATCTATGCACTCAGAATCTTCCAAAGCCCCTCAGGCACACTCGGCGCGATCTGGAAAATTGCGCCAGGATGGGAAGGAAAACTTCATGTGGGCACAGCCTGGCGCCCGCCTCATGTCAACGAGTTGTTTAGCAACGGACTCCATCACGGAGCGGCCGCCTTGCAATATGGAGACAGTACCCTTTCTCCCGAAAAAGCCATAAAAACCATTGCCACCCTGAACTACCAGCATGCAAGCGGTTTTAGCGCAGAAATCAGTGGTTATAGCCAGTGGTTTGCCAATTTTATTTACCTCAGACCAGAGGGAATCAAAACCACCATCCGGGGCGCATACCCTTCTTTCGATTATGCCCAGACCGGAGCCAGGCTGACAGGTGCAGATATCTCATTGAGCTATCTGATTGCCCGTCACTGGACAATTTCTGCGAAGGGCTCTTATCTCTATGCGGAGAATACCAGCGATAAACTTCCATTGATCTATATGCCGGCAAACTGGGTAGAAAACAGCCTGACTTACGAATGGAAAAACCGGAAAAAAGTAACCGACACCTATCTGACGATGAAAGTCAGATCCGTTGCGCAGCAAACCCGGGTGCCCGAAGGGCAGGATCTGTTACCGCCACCGGAAGGATATACACTGACCAGCCTCGAAGCCGGTACAAAAATTCATTTCACAGCAAACGAACTGGGAATAAGCCTTTCAGCGGGTAACCTTATGAACGTAACCTACCGGGACTATCTTGACAGCTTTCGATACTATGCTGACTCTCCGGGCAGGAATATTTCTGTAAAAATTAACCTCAAATTTTAA
- a CDS encoding DUF4870 domain-containing protein: protein MSKDANHDPFEQMTDEVFGQEVIEEVEEQVYEPAQEPTASADEKQWMLFAHLSALAGYVIPFGSVFGPLVIWLMKREEMPLAGKHAREALNFQLSIALYMMISVVLILVVVGIFLLIGLAIFQLVAIIMAAVSVSGGKEYKYPITINFIK from the coding sequence ATGAGCAAAGATGCTAATCACGACCCTTTTGAGCAGATGACTGACGAAGTATTTGGTCAGGAGGTAATAGAAGAAGTTGAAGAGCAGGTGTATGAGCCTGCACAGGAACCCACAGCAAGTGCCGACGAAAAACAATGGATGCTGTTTGCCCACCTCAGCGCCCTTGCGGGTTATGTGATTCCTTTTGGCTCTGTGTTTGGGCCCCTGGTTATCTGGCTAATGAAAAGAGAGGAAATGCCCTTAGCAGGGAAACATGCCAGGGAAGCACTAAACTTTCAGCTCTCTATTGCTTTGTATATGATGATTTCCGTGGTATTGATCCTGGTGGTTGTAGGAATATTTTTGCTGATAGGACTGGCGATTTTCCAGCTGGTAGCGATCATTATGGCAGCAGTCAGTGTGAGTGGAGGCAAAGAATATAAATACCCGATCACTATCAATTTTATCAAATAA